The following are from one region of the Candidatus Edwardsbacteria bacterium genome:
- the gcvPB gene encoding aminomethyl-transferring glycine dehydrogenase subunit GcvPB → MIEKSIFELSSAGRKGHPLPACDVPVKPVSQMIPEKYLRPELSCLPQVSEIDVMRHFVRLSTLNHHVDKGFYPLGSCTMKYNPKVNEDMSRLPGFTGLHPMQDQADLQGALRLMKDLGGQLCRIAGLEAITLQPVAGAHGELTALMMIRAYHAKNGNPRKKILIPDSAHGTNPASATICGYQSVQIRSNAQGLLDPEDLKAHLDNEVAALMLTNPNTLGLFEKNICTATKMVHDVGGLVFMDGANLNALMGIVRPGDMGIDAMHFNLHKTFATPHGGGGPGGGGVACTKALEPFLPVPTIGAREAKSENRETEYYLNYDRPDSIGKVHSFFGNFLVMVKAYTYLRMLGPEGVRAASENAIINANYIMRSLEGIYDLPYKAHCKHECVFSGTKFREKGVKTLDIAKRLLDYGYHAPTIYFPLIVPEAIMIEPTETESRETLDAFIDAMKKIAEEIETNPEIVKSAPNNTPIGRLDDVKAVKEPKLRYSGKCL, encoded by the coding sequence ATGATCGAGAAGAGCATTTTTGAACTGTCATCCGCCGGCCGCAAGGGGCATCCCCTGCCGGCCTGCGATGTGCCCGTCAAGCCCGTCAGCCAGATGATCCCCGAGAAATATTTGCGACCGGAACTGTCCTGCCTGCCCCAGGTCTCGGAGATAGACGTGATGCGCCACTTCGTCCGGCTGTCCACCCTGAACCACCATGTGGACAAGGGTTTTTACCCGCTGGGCTCCTGCACCATGAAATACAACCCCAAGGTCAACGAGGATATGTCCCGCCTGCCTGGCTTCACCGGGCTGCATCCAATGCAGGACCAGGCGGACCTGCAGGGGGCCCTGCGGCTGATGAAAGACCTGGGCGGCCAACTGTGCCGGATCGCCGGGCTGGAGGCCATCACCCTGCAGCCGGTGGCCGGGGCCCACGGCGAGCTGACCGCCCTGATGATGATCCGGGCCTACCATGCCAAGAACGGAAATCCCAGAAAGAAGATACTGATCCCCGACTCGGCCCACGGCACCAACCCGGCCTCGGCCACCATCTGCGGCTACCAGTCGGTCCAGATAAGATCCAATGCCCAGGGGCTACTGGACCCCGAGGACCTGAAAGCCCACCTGGATAACGAGGTGGCGGCCCTGATGCTGACCAATCCCAACACCCTGGGGCTGTTCGAAAAGAACATCTGCACCGCCACCAAAATGGTCCACGATGTCGGCGGCCTGGTGTTCATGGACGGAGCCAACCTCAACGCCCTGATGGGCATCGTCCGGCCCGGCGACATGGGCATCGACGCCATGCACTTCAACCTGCACAAGACCTTCGCCACGCCCCACGGCGGCGGCGGCCCGGGCGGGGGCGGGGTGGCCTGCACCAAGGCGCTGGAGCCATTCCTTCCGGTCCCCACGATCGGGGCTCGAGAAGCGAAAAGCGAAAATCGGGAAACCGAATATTATTTGAACTACGACCGGCCCGACAGCATCGGCAAGGTCCATTCCTTCTTCGGCAATTTCCTGGTGATGGTCAAGGCCTACACCTACCTGCGGATGCTGGGGCCGGAGGGCGTCCGGGCGGCCTCGGAGAACGCCATCATCAATGCCAACTACATCATGCGCTCGCTGGAGGGGATCTACGACCTGCCCTACAAGGCCCACTGCAAGCATGAGTGCGTTTTCTCCGGAACCAAGTTCCGGGAGAAGGGGGTCAAGACCCTGGACATCGCCAAGCGGCTGCTGGATTACGGCTATCACGCCCCGACCATCTATTTCCCGCTGATCGTGCCCGAGGCCATCATGATCGAGCCCACCGAGACCGAGAGCCGGGAAACGCTGGACGCCTTCATCGACGCCATGAAGAAGATAGCGGAAGAGATCGAAACCAATCCCGAAATTGTAAAGAGCGCGCCCAACAATACGCCCATCGGCCGGCTGGACGACGTCAAGGCGGTCAAGGAGCCGAAGCTAAGATATTCAGGGAAGTGTCTGTAG
- a CDS encoding tetratricopeptide repeat protein has translation MNTARKIFWEKFYLNPHGNISDIYESRGEVHHLIGNYDQALSDFSRNLFVSEKLKDEKREAKAIGQIGNVYLHQSDFEKAETRFHDSLALYRKNNGSEGMAYCYRQLGKTFQYKEKFQEASELFNKSLEIYNNLEEENGVNAVLLNIADNLISIEKYSEALKLIQGKLLLLTNKVNLIRAYQVCGKAMREMGNHEGSIEYFNKAFSLSREIGEKSSMVNILCDIGLEYYNRDDYPKAKELFKECHNLAVQQNMTFMKVVALLNIGDVCHRMKDDREAMIYLDKVISQDVNIVGIKNEAKRLIEEIQFVLKGGEKR, from the coding sequence ATGAATACCGCGAGGAAAATATTCTGGGAAAAGTTTTACCTGAACCCACACGGCAATATCTCCGATATTTACGAGAGTCGGGGAGAGGTGCACCATTTGATAGGTAATTACGATCAGGCTTTGTCTGATTTTAGCAGGAACTTATTCGTCAGCGAAAAATTAAAGGACGAAAAAAGAGAAGCAAAAGCTATAGGTCAAATAGGGAATGTTTATTTGCACCAAAGCGACTTTGAAAAGGCAGAAACAAGATTCCATGATTCTTTAGCTTTGTATAGAAAAAATAATGGCAGTGAAGGCATGGCGTATTGCTATCGGCAATTAGGCAAAACTTTCCAATATAAGGAAAAATTCCAGGAAGCGAGTGAATTATTTAATAAATCACTTGAAATATATAATAATCTTGAAGAAGAAAACGGCGTTAATGCAGTATTGTTGAACATAGCGGATAATCTTATAAGTATCGAAAAATATAGTGAAGCCTTAAAGCTGATCCAAGGGAAATTATTATTATTGACAAATAAAGTCAACCTAATAAGAGCTTACCAAGTATGCGGAAAAGCAATGCGTGAAATGGGGAATCATGAAGGAAGTATAGAGTATTTTAACAAGGCATTTTCACTCTCCCGGGAAATTGGCGAAAAGAGCAGTATGGTTAATATATTGTGTGATATAGGATTAGAATACTACAACAGAGACGATTATCCTAAAGCAAAAGAATTGTTTAAAGAATGCCATAACCTAGCCGTTCAACAGAATATGACCTTTATGAAAGTTGTGGCCCTTTTAAACATCGGTGATGTCTGCCATAGAATGAAGGATGATCGGGAGGCAATGATCTACTTAGATAAAGTCATTTCACAAGATGTAAACATTGTGGGAATAAAAAACGAAGCTAAAAGGCTTATCGAAGAAATTCAATTTGTTTTGAAAGGAGGTGAAAAAAGATGA
- a CDS encoding ABC transporter ATP-binding protein: protein MLKVSELQVSYGSLEVLHGITFRVDPGEIVAVLGSKGAGKSTAISAVSGILPVRGGKIEFSGQEINGRPADDIVGMGLVQVPEGRRIFPGLTVLENLDLGAYLISDKKQKQESLGKVLDIFPKLRERKGQKGGTLSGGEQQMLAIARGLMAAPKMLLLDEPSLGLAPIIVDRIFQVIQNIRQSGTTILLVEQNAQRSLEIADRGYILETGNIVLEGAGRALLNNEKVKASYLGA from the coding sequence ATGTTAAAAGTATCAGAACTTCAAGTCTCATACGGCAGCCTGGAGGTGCTTCACGGGATCACCTTCCGGGTGGATCCCGGGGAGATAGTGGCGGTGCTGGGCTCCAAAGGGGCCGGCAAGAGCACAGCCATTTCGGCCGTCTCCGGGATACTGCCGGTCCGGGGCGGGAAAATAGAATTCTCCGGGCAGGAGATCAACGGCCGGCCGGCCGACGATATCGTCGGCATGGGGCTGGTGCAGGTGCCGGAGGGCAGGAGGATATTCCCCGGGCTGACGGTGCTGGAGAACCTGGACCTGGGGGCCTACCTGATTTCCGATAAAAAACAAAAGCAGGAATCGTTGGGCAAGGTCCTGGACATCTTTCCCAAGCTCCGGGAACGAAAAGGGCAGAAGGGCGGTACGCTGTCCGGCGGGGAACAGCAGATGCTGGCCATCGCCCGGGGGCTGATGGCCGCTCCCAAAATGCTGCTGCTGGATGAGCCCTCGCTGGGCCTGGCCCCCATCATCGTGGACCGGATATTCCAGGTGATCCAAAACATCCGGCAAAGCGGGACCACGATTCTTTTAGTGGAGCAGAATGCCCAGCGCTCTCTGGAGATAGCCGACCGGGGCTACATTCTGGAGACCGGCAATATCGTACTGGAGGGGGCAGGCAGGGCACTGCTGAATAACGAAAAAGTGAAGGCCAGCTATCTGGGGGCGTAA